The window CGATACACCCGAAGCGATATGTCTTCAGCGTGGGTTGGCGAGAGATAAAGGAATGGATGGCAAAACCGATGACGAGATTATTGAACTCTGGGACAAATGGCGTAAGGAAGAGCTTGATTACGTTCAAAGAGACGATCCAAAGTCTTATGCCGACATTATCATCGATGGTACGAAGCCGTTTGAAGATCAACTAGAGCATATTGTCAGCTGAAACTTACGCCATGTTATATTTAGGCCATTATGCCTAGACGCACAATCCTGCTTAAAGACGACGACGTAGTTAAGGACGCCGGCTTTATCTATATATGCGCCGGCTACTTAGTCGAGGACGGGAAGGTACTGCTTGTACACCATAACGTCTTTGATAAGTGGGTGCCACCAGGCGGGCATATTGAGGCGGGTCAGACATTCGCCGAGACGGCTGCCCGTGAGGTGGAAGAAGAGACCGGCGTCAAAGTCGAGCTGATCTCGTCCCAACCCAATATTAATCCGAAAGACAAAGCAGCCGTAGCGGAGGCGGTGCCGTTTTATGTGGATGTTGAATACGCATTCAAGCCTACACCTGCAATAGTTCAATTTTTCTGGGTGCGACGCAAGAAA is drawn from Candidatus Saccharimonadales bacterium and contains these coding sequences:
- a CDS encoding NUDIX hydrolase, whose translation is MPRRTILLKDDDVVKDAGFIYICAGYLVEDGKVLLVHHNVFDKWVPPGGHIEAGQTFAETAAREVEEETGVKVELISSQPNINPKDKAAVAEAVPFYVDVEYAFKPTPAIVQFFWVRRKKGVPGTALKAQTKEVYNVGWFDKEQLQSLPTFEQVRTVSTYALTHHPDAK